A section of the Dermacoccus nishinomiyaensis genome encodes:
- the tuf gene encoding elongation factor Tu translates to MAKAKFERNKPHVNIGTIGHIDHGKTTLTAAISKVLHDKYPELNPFTPFDEIDKAPEEKQRGITISIAHIEYQTEQRHYAHVDCPGHADYVKNMITGAAQMDGAILVVAATDGPMPQTKEHVLLARQVGVPYIVVALNKADMVDDEEIMELVEMEVRELLSSYDFPGDDLPVVQVSALKALEGDAEWGDKLMNLMNAVDESIPEPERDIDKPFLMPVEDVFTITGRGTVVTGRIERGVLNVNEDVEIVGIHEGPAAKTTVTGIEMFRKLLDEGRAGENVGLLLRGIKREDVERGQVVVKPGSITPHTDFEAQVYILSKDEGGRHTPFYDNYRPQFYFRTTDVTGVVHLPEGTEMVMPGDNTDMTVELIQPIAMEEGLKFAIREGGRTVGAGRVTKIIK, encoded by the coding sequence GTGGCGAAGGCAAAGTTCGAGCGGAACAAGCCGCACGTCAACATCGGCACCATTGGTCACATCGACCACGGCAAGACGACGCTGACGGCAGCAATCTCCAAGGTTCTGCACGACAAGTACCCCGAGCTCAACCCCTTCACGCCGTTCGACGAGATCGACAAGGCGCCCGAGGAGAAGCAGCGCGGCATCACCATCTCGATCGCGCACATCGAGTACCAGACGGAGCAGCGTCACTACGCTCACGTCGACTGCCCCGGTCACGCTGACTACGTGAAGAACATGATCACGGGTGCGGCGCAGATGGACGGCGCCATCCTCGTCGTCGCCGCGACCGACGGTCCGATGCCGCAGACGAAGGAGCACGTCCTCCTGGCTCGCCAGGTCGGCGTTCCCTACATCGTCGTCGCGCTGAACAAGGCTGACATGGTCGACGACGAAGAGATCATGGAGCTCGTCGAGATGGAGGTCCGCGAACTGCTGTCCTCCTACGACTTCCCGGGTGACGACCTGCCCGTCGTCCAGGTCTCGGCGCTCAAGGCGCTCGAGGGCGACGCCGAGTGGGGCGACAAGCTCATGAACCTCATGAACGCTGTCGACGAGTCGATCCCGGAGCCGGAGCGCGACATCGACAAGCCTTTCCTCATGCCCGTCGAGGACGTCTTCACGATCACCGGTCGTGGCACCGTCGTCACCGGTCGCATCGAGCGCGGTGTCCTGAACGTCAACGAGGACGTCGAGATCGTCGGTATCCACGAGGGTCCGGCTGCCAAGACGACCGTCACGGGCATCGAGATGTTCCGCAAGCTGCTCGACGAGGGTCGCGCGGGTGAGAACGTCGGTCTGCTCCTTCGCGGCATCAAGCGCGAGGACGTCGAGCGTGGCCAGGTCGTCGTGAAGCCGGGTTCGATCACCCCGCACACGGACTTCGAGGCTCAGGTCTACATCCTGTCGAAGGACGAAGGTGGCCGTCACACGCCGTTCTACGACAACTACCGTCCGCAGTTCTACTTCCGTACGACGGACGTCACGGGTGTCGTGCACCTGCCCGAGGGCACCGAGATGGTCATGCCCGGCGACAACACCGACATGACGGTGGAGCTCATCCAGCCCATCGCCATGGAGGAAGGCCTCAAGTTCGCCATCCGTGAGGGTGGTCGTACGGTCGGCGCCGGTCGCGTCACCAAGATCATCAAGTGA
- the fusA gene encoding elongation factor G — translation MAQDVLTDLKKVRNIGIMAHIDAGKTTVTERILFYTGVNHKIGETHDGASTTDWMEQEKERGITITSAAVTSFWNGTQINIIDTPGHVDFTVEVERSLRVLDGAVAVFDGKEGVEPQSETVWRQADKYDVPRMCFVNKMDKMGADFYFTVQTIKDRLGAEPLVLQLPIGAENDFIGVVDLVEMRALVWPGDAKGDVTMGAKYEIQEIPADLQAKADEYRNALVERVAESDDDLMEKYLGGEELTTAELKAGIRKLTVNSELYPVMCGSAFKNRGVQPMLDAVVDYLPSPLDVPPMIGHKPGDEETEITRKPALDEPFSALAFKVAAHPFFGSLTFIRVYSGKISAGSAVVNSTKGKKERVGKLFQMHANKENPVEEAQAGHIYAAIGLKETTTGDTLSDVNEQIVLESMTFPEPVISVAIEPKTKGDQEKLSTAIQKLAQEDPTFQVELDEETGQTIIRGMGELHLDILVDRMKREFKVEANVGAPQVAYRETIRKAVPKYDYTHKKQTGGSGQFAKVQITFEPLDTAEGELYEFENAVVGGRVPREYIPSVDNGIQDAMQQGVLAGYPLVGIKAILVDGAYHDVDSSEMAFKIAGSMALKEAVRKADPVLLEPMMAVEVRTPEEYMGDVIGDINSRRGQIQAMEDVSGAKVVRGLVPLSEMFGYVGDLRSKTQGRANYTMQFDSYSEVPRSVADEIIKKIRGE, via the coding sequence GTGGCACAGGACGTGCTGACTGACCTCAAGAAGGTCCGCAACATCGGCATCATGGCGCACATCGACGCCGGCAAGACGACGGTGACCGAGCGGATCCTGTTCTACACCGGCGTCAACCACAAGATCGGTGAGACGCACGACGGTGCGTCGACGACCGACTGGATGGAGCAGGAGAAGGAGCGTGGCATCACGATCACGTCCGCTGCTGTGACGTCGTTCTGGAACGGCACCCAGATCAACATCATCGACACGCCGGGCCACGTCGACTTCACCGTCGAGGTCGAGCGTTCCCTGCGCGTGCTCGACGGCGCCGTCGCCGTCTTCGACGGCAAGGAGGGCGTCGAGCCCCAGTCCGAGACGGTCTGGCGTCAGGCGGACAAGTACGACGTTCCGCGCATGTGCTTCGTCAACAAGATGGACAAGATGGGCGCGGACTTCTACTTCACCGTGCAGACCATCAAGGACCGTCTGGGCGCCGAGCCCCTCGTCCTCCAGCTCCCCATCGGTGCGGAGAACGACTTCATCGGTGTCGTCGACCTCGTCGAGATGCGGGCGCTCGTGTGGCCCGGTGACGCCAAGGGTGACGTCACCATGGGCGCCAAGTACGAGATCCAGGAGATCCCGGCCGACCTGCAGGCCAAGGCCGATGAGTACCGCAACGCGCTCGTCGAGCGCGTCGCCGAGTCGGACGACGACCTCATGGAGAAGTACCTCGGTGGCGAGGAGCTCACGACGGCTGAGCTCAAGGCCGGCATCCGCAAGCTCACGGTCAACTCCGAGCTGTACCCGGTCATGTGTGGTTCGGCCTTCAAGAACCGCGGTGTCCAGCCGATGCTCGACGCCGTCGTCGACTACCTGCCGAGCCCGCTCGACGTCCCCCCGATGATCGGCCACAAGCCGGGCGACGAGGAGACCGAGATCACGCGCAAGCCGGCTCTCGACGAGCCGTTCTCGGCCCTGGCGTTCAAGGTCGCCGCGCACCCGTTCTTCGGTTCGCTGACCTTCATCCGCGTCTACTCGGGCAAGATCTCCGCCGGCTCGGCCGTCGTCAACTCGACGAAGGGCAAGAAGGAGCGCGTCGGCAAGCTCTTCCAGATGCACGCCAACAAGGAGAACCCGGTCGAGGAAGCACAGGCCGGTCACATCTACGCGGCGATCGGTCTCAAGGAGACCACCACCGGTGACACGCTGTCCGACGTGAACGAGCAGATCGTTCTCGAGTCGATGACGTTCCCGGAGCCCGTCATCTCCGTGGCCATCGAGCCCAAGACGAAGGGTGACCAGGAGAAGCTCTCCACGGCCATCCAGAAGCTGGCTCAGGAAGACCCGACCTTCCAGGTCGAGCTCGATGAGGAGACCGGTCAGACCATCATCCGAGGCATGGGCGAGCTCCACCTCGACATCCTGGTCGACCGCATGAAGCGCGAGTTCAAGGTCGAGGCAAACGTCGGTGCGCCGCAGGTCGCCTACCGCGAGACGATCCGCAAGGCCGTCCCGAAGTACGACTACACGCACAAGAAGCAGACCGGTGGTTCGGGCCAGTTCGCGAAGGTCCAGATCACCTTCGAGCCCCTGGACACGGCCGAGGGCGAGCTCTACGAGTTCGAGAACGCCGTCGTCGGTGGTCGCGTGCCGCGCGAGTACATCCCGTCGGTCGACAACGGCATCCAGGATGCGATGCAGCAGGGTGTCCTCGCGGGCTACCCGCTGGTCGGCATCAAGGCGATCCTCGTCGACGGTGCCTACCACGACGTCGACTCCTCGGAGATGGCGTTCAAGATTGCCGGTTCCATGGCGCTCAAGGAGGCCGTCCGCAAGGCCGACCCCGTGCTCCTCGAGCCGATGATGGCTGTCGAGGTCCGTACGCCCGAGGAGTACATGGGTGACGTGATCGGTGACATCAACTCCCGCCGTGGCCAGATCCAGGCCATGGAGGACGTCAGTGGCGCCAAGGTCGTTCGCGGCCTGGTTCCGTTGTCGGAGATGTTCGGGTACGTTGGCGACCTCCGTTCCAAGACGCAGGGTCGTGCCAACTACACGATGCAGTTCGACTCGTACAGCGAGGTTCCCCGGAGCGTCGCGGACGAGATCATCAAGAAGATCCGGGGCGAGTGA
- the rpsG gene encoding 30S ribosomal protein S7 translates to MPRKGPAPKRPLVVDPVYGSPLVTQLVNKILLDGKKSIAERIVYDALEGCREKTGTDPVVTLKRALDNIKPALEVKSRRVGGATYQVPIEVKPGRATTLSLRWLVGYSRQRREKTMTERLMNEILDASNGLGAAVKRREDTHKMAESNKAFAHYRW, encoded by the coding sequence ATGCCTCGTAAGGGTCCTGCTCCTAAGCGCCCCCTCGTCGTCGACCCGGTCTACGGTTCGCCGCTCGTCACGCAGCTCGTCAACAAGATCCTGCTCGACGGCAAGAAGTCCATCGCCGAGCGCATCGTGTACGACGCCCTCGAAGGTTGCCGTGAGAAGACGGGTACCGACCCGGTCGTGACGCTGAAGCGCGCTCTCGACAACATCAAGCCGGCCCTCGAGGTCAAGTCCCGCCGCGTCGGTGGTGCGACCTACCAGGTGCCGATCGAGGTCAAGCCGGGCCGCGCGACGACGCTGTCGCTGCGCTGGCTCGTCGGCTACTCGCGTCAGCGTCGCGAGAAGACGATGACCGAGCGTCTGATGAACGAGATCCTGGACGCCAGCAACGGTCTGGGTGCCGCGGTCAAGCGCCGCGAGGATACGCACAAGATGGCCGAGTCGAACAAGGCCTTCGCGCACTACCGCTGGTGA
- the rpsL gene encoding 30S ribosomal protein S12 → MPTINQLVRKGRQDKATKASTPALKGSPQRRGVCTRVYTTTPKKPNSALRKVARVKLTSGIEVTAYIPGVGHNLQEHSIVLVRGGRVKDLPGVRYKIIRGALDTQGVKGRNQARSRYGAKKEKK, encoded by the coding sequence TTGCCTACGATCAACCAGCTCGTCCGCAAGGGTCGCCAGGACAAGGCCACGAAGGCCTCGACTCCGGCTCTCAAGGGCAGCCCCCAGCGACGCGGTGTGTGCACCCGCGTCTACACCACGACCCCGAAGAAGCCGAACTCGGCTCTGCGCAAGGTCGCCCGTGTGAAGCTCACCTCTGGCATCGAGGTCACGGCTTACATCCCGGGCGTCGGCCACAACCTGCAGGAGCACTCGATCGTGCTCGTGCGTGGTGGCCGTGTGAAGGACCTTCCCGGTGTGCGCTACAAGATCATCCGCGGCGCGCTCGACACCCAGGGTGTCAAGGGCCGCAACCAGGCTCGTAGCCGCTACGGCGCCAAGAAGGAGAAGAAGTAA
- a CDS encoding DNA-directed RNA polymerase subunit beta', giving the protein MLDVNFFDELRIGLATADDIREWSHGEVKKPETINYRTLKPEKDGLFCEKIFGPTRDWECYCGKYKRVRFKGIICERCGVEVTRSAVRRERMGHIELAAPVTHIWYFKGVPSRLGYLLDLAPKDLEKVIYFAAYMITSVDEEQRHADLPSLENQIEVEKKELENRRDADINTRSTKLEADLAELEKEGAKADARRKVRESAEREMTQIRKRADQQIERLEQVWDRFKNLKVQDLEGDEILYREMRDRFGLYFEGGMGAAALQKRLENFDLDAEAELLREIIATGKGQKKTRALKRLRVVTAFQQTENKPAGMVLDCVPVIPPDLRPMVQLDGGRFATSDLNDLYRRVINRNNRLKRLLDLGAPEIIVNNEKRMLQEAVDALFDNGRRGRPVTGPGNRPLKSLSDMLKGKQGRFRQNLLGKRVDYSGRSVIVVGPTLKLHQCGLPKQMALELFKPFVMKRLVDLEHAQNIKSAKRMVERARPVVWDVLEEVIREHPVLLNRAPTLHRLGIQAFEPQLVEGKAVQIHPLVCSAFNADFDGDQMAVHVPLSSEAQAEARILMLSSNNILKPADGRPVTMPTQDMIIGLFHLTSEVLDADEMKDEDIRAFSTVAEARMAFDAGEIKIGTPISVRLRDFVPTAGTVLPDGVEADQNGFVSELRIRTTLGRAIFNGTLPEDYEYINKPVDKKVLSAIVNDLAERYSKVQVAASLDALKETGFHWATRSGTTVAISDVVMPSNKDEILESYDAKAAKVQLQFDRGLITDDERRQELIEIWTQAANEVSKQMENNFPKDNPIYRMVNSGARGNWFQLRQLAGMRGLMANPKGEIIPRPIKANFREGLSVLEFFISTHGARKGLADTALRTADSGYLTRRLVDVSQDVIIREEDCGTKRGLVLPIAQRNSDGQLVEHEDVESSVYARNVAQTVEIDGETFLQAGDDLGDVALSKLIDAGIEEVKVRSVLTCESRVGTCAKCYGRSLATGKLVDIGEAVGIIAAQSIGEPGTQLTMRTFHTGGAAGDDITQGLPRVVELFEARTPKGVAPIAEASGKIEIEETDKARRINLIPDDGSEPHAYPVSKRARLLVEDGQRVEVGTLLVQGAIDPKQVLRILGPREVQKHLVDEVQGVYRQQGVSIHDKHIEVIVRQMLRRVTIIEAGDTDLLPGELADRARFEDASRKAIAEGGRPASGRSELMGITKASLATESWLSAASFQETTRVLTEAAMNVKSDPLLGLKENVILGKLIPAGTGLSRYRNVKVEPTEEAKAAMYALPDYQPYDYPVFGPGSGEAVRLDDATLGFDS; this is encoded by the coding sequence GTGCTGGACGTCAACTTCTTCGACGAGCTTCGCATCGGCCTCGCGACCGCGGACGACATCCGCGAGTGGTCGCACGGCGAGGTCAAGAAGCCCGAAACCATCAACTACCGCACCCTCAAGCCCGAGAAGGACGGACTCTTCTGCGAGAAGATCTTCGGCCCGACGCGCGACTGGGAGTGCTACTGCGGCAAGTACAAGCGCGTCCGTTTCAAGGGCATCATCTGTGAGCGCTGCGGCGTCGAGGTCACGCGTTCCGCGGTTCGTCGCGAGCGCATGGGCCACATCGAGCTCGCCGCGCCGGTCACGCACATCTGGTACTTCAAGGGTGTCCCGAGCCGTCTGGGCTACCTGCTGGACCTCGCGCCGAAGGACCTCGAGAAGGTCATCTACTTCGCGGCCTACATGATCACCTCGGTCGACGAGGAGCAGCGTCACGCCGACCTGCCGTCGCTCGAGAACCAGATCGAGGTCGAGAAGAAGGAACTCGAGAACCGTCGCGACGCGGACATCAACACGCGTTCGACGAAGCTCGAGGCCGACCTCGCCGAGCTCGAGAAGGAGGGCGCCAAGGCTGACGCCCGCCGCAAGGTCCGCGAGTCGGCCGAGCGCGAGATGACGCAGATCCGCAAGCGCGCGGATCAGCAGATCGAGCGCCTCGAGCAGGTCTGGGATCGTTTCAAGAACCTCAAGGTCCAGGACCTCGAGGGCGACGAGATCCTCTACCGCGAGATGCGTGACCGTTTCGGTCTGTACTTCGAGGGCGGCATGGGCGCTGCGGCGCTGCAGAAGCGTCTCGAGAACTTCGACCTCGACGCCGAGGCGGAGCTGCTGCGCGAGATCATCGCGACGGGCAAGGGCCAGAAGAAGACGCGTGCGCTCAAGCGTCTGCGCGTCGTCACGGCCTTCCAGCAGACCGAGAACAAGCCGGCCGGCATGGTTCTCGACTGCGTCCCGGTCATCCCGCCGGACCTGCGCCCGATGGTGCAGCTCGACGGTGGCCGTTTCGCGACGTCCGACCTCAACGACCTGTACCGCCGTGTGATCAACCGCAACAACCGACTCAAGCGTCTGCTCGACCTCGGTGCGCCGGAGATCATCGTCAACAACGAGAAGCGCATGCTTCAGGAGGCCGTCGACGCGCTGTTCGACAACGGCCGTCGTGGCCGACCGGTGACCGGTCCGGGCAACCGGCCGCTCAAGTCGCTGTCCGACATGCTCAAGGGCAAGCAGGGTCGTTTCCGTCAGAACCTGCTCGGCAAGCGAGTCGACTACTCGGGTCGTTCGGTCATCGTCGTCGGTCCGACGCTCAAGCTGCACCAGTGCGGTCTGCCCAAGCAGATGGCGCTCGAGCTGTTCAAGCCGTTCGTCATGAAGCGCCTCGTCGACCTCGAGCACGCGCAGAACATCAAGTCGGCGAAGCGCATGGTCGAGCGTGCCCGCCCGGTCGTGTGGGACGTCCTCGAAGAGGTCATCCGTGAGCACCCCGTGCTGCTCAACCGCGCGCCGACGCTGCACCGTCTGGGCATCCAGGCGTTCGAGCCGCAGCTCGTCGAGGGCAAGGCCGTCCAGATCCACCCGCTCGTCTGCTCGGCGTTCAACGCCGACTTCGACGGTGACCAGATGGCCGTCCACGTGCCGCTCAGCTCCGAGGCGCAGGCCGAGGCCCGCATCCTCATGCTCTCGAGCAACAACATCCTCAAGCCCGCCGACGGTCGTCCCGTGACGATGCCGACGCAGGACATGATCATCGGTCTGTTCCACCTCACCTCCGAGGTGCTCGACGCCGACGAGATGAAGGACGAGGACATCCGCGCGTTCTCGACCGTCGCCGAGGCCCGCATGGCCTTCGACGCGGGCGAGATCAAGATCGGCACGCCGATCTCGGTGCGTCTTCGCGACTTCGTCCCGACGGCCGGCACGGTGCTGCCCGACGGCGTCGAGGCGGACCAGAACGGCTTCGTCTCCGAGCTGCGGATCCGTACGACCCTGGGTCGCGCGATCTTCAACGGCACGCTGCCGGAGGACTACGAGTACATCAACAAGCCCGTCGACAAGAAGGTCCTCTCGGCCATCGTCAACGACCTTGCGGAGCGTTACTCGAAGGTCCAGGTCGCGGCGTCGCTCGATGCGCTGAAGGAGACCGGTTTCCACTGGGCCACGCGCTCGGGCACGACCGTCGCCATCTCGGACGTCGTCATGCCCTCGAACAAGGACGAGATCCTCGAGAGCTACGACGCCAAGGCCGCGAAGGTGCAGCTGCAGTTCGACCGTGGTCTCATCACGGACGACGAGCGCCGTCAGGAGCTCATCGAGATCTGGACGCAGGCGGCGAACGAGGTCTCCAAGCAGATGGAGAACAACTTCCCGAAGGACAACCCGATCTACCGCATGGTCAACTCGGGTGCCCGTGGTAACTGGTTCCAGCTGCGCCAGCTCGCGGGTATGCGAGGCCTCATGGCCAACCCGAAGGGCGAGATCATCCCGCGTCCGATCAAGGCCAACTTCCGTGAGGGCCTGTCGGTGCTGGAGTTCTTCATCTCGACCCACGGTGCACGAAAGGGTCTGGCCGACACCGCTCTGCGTACGGCCGACTCGGGTTACCTGACGCGTCGTCTCGTCGACGTCTCGCAGGACGTCATCATCCGCGAGGAGGACTGCGGCACGAAGCGCGGTCTCGTCCTGCCGATCGCGCAGCGCAACTCTGACGGCCAGCTGGTCGAGCACGAGGACGTCGAGAGCTCGGTCTACGCCCGCAACGTGGCGCAGACGGTCGAGATCGACGGCGAGACGTTCCTGCAGGCCGGCGACGACCTCGGTGACGTCGCGCTCAGCAAGCTGATCGACGCCGGCATCGAAGAGGTCAAGGTCCGCTCGGTCCTCACCTGTGAGTCGCGCGTCGGGACGTGTGCGAAGTGCTACGGCCGTTCGCTCGCGACCGGCAAGCTCGTCGACATCGGCGAGGCTGTCGGCATCATCGCGGCGCAGTCGATCGGTGAGCCGGGCACGCAGCTGACGATGCGTACCTTCCACACCGGCGGTGCCGCGGGTGACGACATCACGCAGGGTCTGCCCCGAGTCGTCGAGCTCTTCGAGGCTCGCACGCCGAAGGGTGTCGCCCCGATCGCGGAGGCATCCGGAAAGATCGAGATCGAGGAGACCGACAAGGCTCGTCGCATCAACCTCATCCCGGACGACGGCTCGGAGCCGCACGCCTACCCGGTGAGCAAGCGTGCGCGCCTGCTCGTCGAGGACGGCCAGCGCGTCGAGGTCGGCACGCTGCTCGTGCAGGGTGCGATCGACCCGAAGCAGGTGCTGCGCATCCTCGGCCCGCGTGAGGTGCAGAAGCACCTCGTCGACGAGGTCCAGGGCGTGTACCGCCAGCAGGGTGTGTCGATCCACGACAAGCACATCGAGGTCATCGTGCGTCAGATGCTGCGCCGCGTGACGATCATCGAGGCGGGTGACACCGACCTGCTCCCGGGTGAGCTGGCCGACCGCGCGCGCTTCGAGGACGCCTCGCGCAAGGCGATCGCCGAGGGCGGACGTCCGGCGTCGGGTCGTAGCGAGCTCATGGGCATCACGAAGGCTTCGCTAGCCACCGAGTCGTGGCTGTCGGCGGCATCGTTCCAGGAAACGACGCGCGTCCTCACCGAGGCCGCCATGAACGTGAAGAGCGACCCGCTGCTCGGCCTCAAGGAGAACGTCATCCTCGGAAAGCTCATCCCGGCGGGTACCGGCCTCAGCCGTTACCGCAACGTCAAGGTGGAGCCGACGGAGGAGGCGAAGGCCGCGATGTACGCGCTGCCGGACTACCAGCCGTACGACTACCCGGTCTTTGGCCCGGGCTCGGGCGAGGCCGTCCGACTGGACGACGCGACGCTCGGCTTCGACAGCTGA